ACCTACCACACGGTAACGAATCATATAGTGTGATGGTGCAGCACTTGGTGCAGACCAGTTAAACACTACTCTGTTGTGAATAATATCATCAACAAACAACCCTGTTGGTACAATATCACAAGGATCTTCATTTGGTTCATATTCACATGATCCATCGTCAAAAGCAGCATCAGGGTTATAGTTTATGGCATTTTCATCTATACAACCTCCAATTTCTATTACTATCTCATAAATACTAAAGTTTTCTTCAACCGTACAATCTATAGTAACGTCTGTTACTGCGACTATATAGTCTCCTGCTGTTAGAGCAAATGGGTTTTGTTGAACGCCATTTAGATCATAAACATTAATATCATAGTTGTTAGATCCATTGATACCTGTTGCAATGATATTTCCATCTGATGCACCAGATGTAGTAACATCTTGTGTGCTAATGATAGAAACTTCTAGTTCGCCACAATAATTACAGTTGCCATCATCTATAGTAGCTCCAGGGTTATAGTTATCAGCATTTGGATCCATACATCCAAAAACTTCATTTGAACAATCGTTACATTCGCTAAAGCAAACGGTTGGTAAATCAATAACTTGACCACATTCAGCAGTGAAGAAATAGTTTGGTGATGGATCGCCAGAAATTGGATCTATACCCAAGGCACAAGCTTCAGGAGCATAACCAATTACACCCCAACCAGACCAGCCGTCAGCAGAACCTGTAAGTGCGTGTACATATTGGTGAGTTTCACCTGCTGCTACAGTAGTAGAACCAGTGTAAATACCGTCACCATCTTCATCAGATAGAGTTACACCCCATCCGTACCAAGGTCCAGCAAATGATCCATTGATCACTACATTATCGTATTCATCGCTTATTACATCTACGGCATTTACACTAAAGTTTACTGTTGCAAGTTGGCAATAATCACAACTTCCATCATCGGTTGTAGCGTTTGGATTGTAGTTAACAGCTGTCGCATCTGTACATCCTAACACCTCGCCTGTGCATTCAGCACATTCGCTAAAGCAAACAGTTGGTAAATCAATAACTTGACCACATTCTGCAGTGAAGAAATAGTTTGGTGCTGGATCGCCAGAAATAGGGTTTATTCCCAAGGCACAATCTTCAGGAGCATAACCTACAACACCCCAACCTGACCAGTCATCAGCCGAGCCAGTTAGAGCGTGTACATATTCATAAAATCCTGGCTCTAATTCTAATGAACCAGAAAACACACCATCCATATCATCATCAGTAAGTGTAACACCCCATGATTCCCAATATTGATTAGAGTCGCCAAAAGCATCCCAACTTCCGTTAATTAACACATTGTCATAAGCTGCTGATATTACATAACTTGCATCGACATTGAAATTTATTATTGCTGGTTCTTCACAGAGAACACATGAGCCATCATCAATGTTAGCATTTGGATTAAAGTTGGCAGCAGATTCATCAGTACAGCCAAAAATTGTAGTAGATGAGCATTCGCCATCTACCCAAGAAGTAACCCCATTAATTTCAGCATAGCATGAGTTGCTATAAGTAACATTGTTACAACCACAGACGGGATAGAAAATTTCCATACACATTCCATTAGGGTCAATAAGTGATGGATTTATACAATCGTATTCACAACTTCCATCGTCTTCAACAGCATTAACGTCATAATTAGTTGCTGTTATATCAGTGCAACCTGAAACACTTGGCGAAGCTAAGATATCACAGGTGTCATTTATATTAATTGTAACGTTATTTTGACTCAACTGCCAGTTTCCCCCAAAGGACTCTTTACTCCATAATACATTAATATCTGCTGTATTGACATCAAAATTCCATGTCATAGTGTTACTAAATACTCCATTACTTGAACTCATTACTCCAAGGGCGTATCCACCAGTAGCACTATTGATAATTAGATCATCTATAGGGTCATTATCAGCAGATTCAACTTGAATGATAACAGAGTTTGGACCATTATTTCCAATAGAAAGAAAAATAGAAGAAGGCACTTCAGCATCATTCATGAAGTGATAGGTTTGAGTATTGCAATATGCAGAAGCACTAGCCAAGTACTCGCAACTACCATCTTCTGAATTAGCATCTGAATTATAGTTAGAAGCAATTGGGTCTGTACATCCTAAAATAACTGTTGGTATTGCAATGTCACACGTATCGTTTACATTAACTGTAACATCACTTTGAGACCACATCCAGTTTCCACCAAAAGATTGCTTACTCCATAATACATTAATATCTACAGTACTGACATCAGAATCCCATGTCATAGTGTTACTAAATACTCCGTTACTTGAAATCATTGTTCCAAGGGCGTATCCAGCAGTAGCACTATTGATAACTAAATCATTTATTGGGTCAGCATCAGCAGACTCGACTTGAACAATAATAGAGTTTGGGCCATTATTTCCAACAGAAATAAAAATAGAAGAAGGTACTTCAGCATCATTCATGAAGTGATAGGTTTGAGTATTACAGTAAGGAGATTCTCCTTCAACTAAAAACTCACAACTACCGTCATCTAACGAAGCTGATGGATTGTAGTTCATAGCTGATTCATCAGTACAGCCAGAGATAATTGGACACGTGCCATCAGTTTCACAGCTACCGAAGCAATGTAACAAAGTAGTGTCTGAACTGATGGTTGGTAAGATTCTATCGTTCCAGTTTGCCGCATCTGCACAAAAGAGACCCGCTATGTTTTCTTTAGCACCCCAGTCACCGCCATTAGCAGGACTGTTAAGAAAGGTATAGTTGCCTGTTATACCTGGATTAATATAAGTCACACCAGTCCAAATGCCATCACCATCATCATCAGATAAGGGTAAAGCAACGGCATCTCCTAGCATACCGCCTCCAGCGTACATCCCGTTAGGACCTACTATTATATTAGCAGTATTGACAGAAAGTGTAACGGCAAAACCTTCTGAATCGGAGCTTTGCGCATAACTTGAATTCGTACTCAGAAAAAGGATAAAAATCCAACCAAGCACAACATTTATTGATTTAGAAATTGTCATTTTATGAAATTATTTAGGTTAGCAATGTGTCAAAACTACACTTTATATCTAAAAATCCTAATAACCTAAGTTAATTTTTTAAAAAAATAATCATTTTATGTGTTTTTTACACTTATTCCAATACTTGAAGAAGCTAGGAAAATAACCCGTGACAGGAAATATCCAATCTCTATCTTCTTCTGTTCCTTCATAACAATGATTTAGAGGATGTTCTTTATAGTATATACGACTCTCTTTGGTAACTTTTTTTAATTCCTTGAACTCGCCAACATATAATTGTATGCCATTAATATTTTTGGATAAGCCTAACATAAATTCCATTGATTTATTTGAAATGGGATAAGTCTTAAATATGCTAGGCTCAATTAATAGAACTCTGTTGACGTCAAGCTTTGATTTCCATTTTGGATCTAAATTGTAGAAATTATAGATTAAAGTAGGCTTTTCTTGATCTATACTTATTTGTTTTTTTATGTCAGGCAATGAAGTTTCAAGCTTCAGTTTTTCTAATACAGTAAGTTCTTTAGGAATTTCTAATGTAGAAAATTGATGATATTCTACATCTAAAAATGTATTTTTTTGATTGGTGTAGCAATACTTATTAATGTTATTTTGATTGGCATAATATAATTTGTTACTATTGCTACCACATACCCATTGCCAACTCAAACTATTGCTAGCCCAATCAGCATCTAACAAATGGTAATACATCCATTGAGAAGGCAGTTTCCAATGAGATTTTGCTACATTACAGCATAGGGCAGCGATATACATTCGTAAATGATTGTGTATGTAGCCTGTTTTATAAAATTCCTGTATAGCTTCATCAATAGCAAAAATTGAAGTGTTAGCGTCAACTATTGATTTTGGAATAAAATAATTTTGTACACCTTCTTGTTTTTTCTTTAAATCAGAATTGATCAGTGTACCTTTATCAATCCAAATTTGTTGCCAGTAGTCTCGCCAAGCTAATTCTTGAATAAATTTTTCGATTTTGTAAAAGGGATAGTCTTGAGACATAATATACTCAAAGACTTGTTTGGTTGAAATAACACCTCTAGAAATGTAGGGCGATAATTGGGTTACTGCTCCATCAATAAAATTTCGGTTTTTCCCATATTCTACAGGACTAATGGAATCTAATTTTTGGAGTATTTTTGAAAAGTCAGTCTCCATATTGTATAACTATTTAGTGTAAAAGCTATACAAAAGTAAGGTTTTAAGTTGAGATTGAAACTATTAGCTTAATTTAAAAAAGTAATTATTGATTTCTATTTCCTCTAAAAGCTTGATACAATTTATCTTTTATTTCTTCTTCCATATCAGATTCAGCTTGAATGTAGCCTTCTTTTCTGCCAATTATCATTGCTATAAAAATAGCTTCTCTTAAATTATGTCCTTTCTGAAGAATTTTCATCATAGCATCGTATGTATTTTCGGTTTCATCAGCAATCTGATTAGCTATTTTTTCAAATTCTTCGAGTTCTTGTTTGTCACATTCTAAGAGGTGACATAGCTTTTCTATCTCAAAGTTATTTAGGTGTTGTGTTTTACTTGGAATGTTCATAATCTATAATTTCTACTAATTACTTAAACAAAAATCATGCCATTTTTATGAATTAGTCAAAATGTCAGTTTTAAAAAATATTGTAAATCCGAGGTTCTATAGTATTTGATTTAAAATTAGTAAATTTGAAGTACACTTAATCAAAACTTTTTAAAATATGTTTTATCGAATTCTATGGTTGTTTGTTCTTACTCCTTTCATTTCTTTAGCTCAAGATTGTATAGATGAACAAGCTGTTAATCCTGATTGTTTTTGTATTCAATCCTATGAACCTGTATGCGGTTGTGACGGAGAATTATATGGCAATTCGTGTGAAGCAACGGAGTGTGCTGGAGTTACTTCTTATGTTTCGGCATACGACGAAAATGGAAATTTGATAGACTGTTCAACGGTAGCTACTGCAAATTCTATTTGTGATTCTATAAGTGTAGAAATAGAATCTTTTGACTTTTTGACACAAGATGAAGAGGTAACTTTGGCTATAAACATGTCTACTTTCTTCACATCATCTGTGTTTTTTGACTACGCAGGTTTTGTCCTTGTAAATGCTGATGGAGATGCTGTTGCACAAGAAGGCATGGATGCTGGTAATGTATATGGTTTTGGTTCTAACTACAGCGATACAAGAACATTATATTTCGATGAGTTTTTTAGCTTCCCTTTCGAAGGTACTTTATTGTTGTTTGAAGGTTTTTTTGCTGGAAACCCTGAATTAGCATGCTCTTTTGATATTAGCTTTGGACTTGATGGTGCTGGAGTATCTTTAGAAGGGCAATATTATTTGGAAGAAGAATACGATTATTTGGAGTTCACTTCTGACTCTATATTTATTTATGACTTTGAAGACAATATGGAATGTTATGAATTTATTTCACTCGGTTATAT
This Flavobacteriales bacterium DNA region includes the following protein-coding sequences:
- a CDS encoding FAD-binding domain-containing protein; its protein translation is METDFSKILQKLDSISPVEYGKNRNFIDGAVTQLSPYISRGVISTKQVFEYIMSQDYPFYKIEKFIQELAWRDYWQQIWIDKGTLINSDLKKKQEGVQNYFIPKSIVDANTSIFAIDEAIQEFYKTGYIHNHLRMYIAALCCNVAKSHWKLPSQWMYYHLLDADWASNSLSWQWVCGSNSNKLYYANQNNINKYCYTNQKNTFLDVEYHQFSTLEIPKELTVLEKLKLETSLPDIKKQISIDQEKPTLIYNFYNLDPKWKSKLDVNRVLLIEPSIFKTYPISNKSMEFMLGLSKNINGIQLYVGEFKELKKVTKESRIYYKEHPLNHCYEGTEEDRDWIFPVTGYFPSFFKYWNKCKKHIK